One region of Oncorhynchus nerka isolate Pitt River linkage group LG22, Oner_Uvic_2.0, whole genome shotgun sequence genomic DNA includes:
- the LOC115105195 gene encoding protein CDV3 homolog isoform X1: MADVETGGAAPEKSLDDFFAKRDKKKKKEKGGKGKEAPSGPTPIVLKKNKKEKEKSGTKNENQDAQPEKEDEEWKEFEAKEVDYSGLRLQALQISDEKEEEEYEEEVGEDGEIILVSGDKMSGPWNKSGAPPPAAAPVEVEEVPESKPSGVYRPPGARLTTTKRGPNQGPPEIFSDTQFPSLMAGSKHVETRRDREMEKTFEVVKHKNRGREEGGSGASLQQLELGNQYAILGDK, encoded by the exons ATGGCGGATGTAGAGACTGGTGGTGCTGCGCCGGAGAAGAGCCTGGATGATTTCTTTGCCAAGAGggataaaaaaaagaagaaagaaaaGGGAGGCAAGGGAAAGGAAGCCCCATCTGGGCCCACACCAATTGTATTGAAAAAGAACAAGAAGGAAAAGGAGAAGTCCGGCACGAAAAATGAAAATCAAGATGCGCAGCCGGAGAAG GAGGACGAGGAGTGGAAGGAGTTTGAGGCAAAGGAGGTGGACTACAGTGGACTCAGACTGCAGGCTCTGCAGATAAG TgatgagaaggaggaagaggagtatgAGGAGGAGGTCGGTGAGGATGGAGAGATCATCCTGGTCAGTGGAGACAAAATGTCTGGACCCTGGAACAAATCTGGTGCCCCGCCCCCAGCCGCTGCCCCTGTTG AGGTGGAAGAGGTGCCTGAGTCCAAGCCTTCTGGGGTGTACCGCCCCCCAGGGGCCCGACTGACTACCACAAAGCGTGGCCCCAACCAGGGGCCCCCTGAGATCTTCAGCGACACACAGTTCCCCTCACTCATGGCCGGCTCCAAACATGTGGAGACACGCAG ggacagagagatggagaagaccTTTGAGGTTGTGAAGCACAAAAACCGTGGCcgagaggagggaggcagtggCGCTTCCCTGCAGCAGTTGGAGCTTGGTAACCAGTACGCCATCCTGGGGGACAAGTAG
- the LOC115105195 gene encoding protein CDV3 homolog isoform X2, with translation MADVETGGAAPEKSLDDFFAKRDKKKKKEKGGKGKEAPSGPTPIVLKKNKKEKEKSGTKNENQDAQPEKEDEEWKEFEAKEVDYSGLRLQALQISDEKEEEEYEEEVGEDGEIILVSGDKMSGPWNKSGAPPPAAAPVEVEEVPESKPSGVYRPPGARLTTTKRGPNQGPPEIFSDTQFPSLMAGSKHVETRSCSCTLGLSPTKQILVDRR, from the exons ATGGCGGATGTAGAGACTGGTGGTGCTGCGCCGGAGAAGAGCCTGGATGATTTCTTTGCCAAGAGggataaaaaaaagaagaaagaaaaGGGAGGCAAGGGAAAGGAAGCCCCATCTGGGCCCACACCAATTGTATTGAAAAAGAACAAGAAGGAAAAGGAGAAGTCCGGCACGAAAAATGAAAATCAAGATGCGCAGCCGGAGAAG GAGGACGAGGAGTGGAAGGAGTTTGAGGCAAAGGAGGTGGACTACAGTGGACTCAGACTGCAGGCTCTGCAGATAAG TgatgagaaggaggaagaggagtatgAGGAGGAGGTCGGTGAGGATGGAGAGATCATCCTGGTCAGTGGAGACAAAATGTCTGGACCCTGGAACAAATCTGGTGCCCCGCCCCCAGCCGCTGCCCCTGTTG AGGTGGAAGAGGTGCCTGAGTCCAAGCCTTCTGGGGTGTACCGCCCCCCAGGGGCCCGACTGACTACCACAAAGCGTGGCCCCAACCAGGGGCCCCCTGAGATCTTCAGCGACACACAGTTCCCCTCACTCATGGCCGGCTCCAAACATGTGGAGACACGCAG CTGTTCGTGCACACTAGGGCTGTCCCCAACTAAACAAATCTTGGTTGACCGAAGGTAG